A single window of Granulicella sibirica DNA harbors:
- a CDS encoding AraC family transcriptional regulator, whose protein sequence is MSKHFRIPTRLAALLQESGIRVSAVLQRANLPPGLLDQPRALVTTEQLFALWSAIAHVSPDPAIGLFLGTAAKPEHFDPVALAALFTSTFGDAMRQLSRHKQISCPEEIALKITDTESSIQFRFLLADEEEPEVFTDLCFAWILSIARHGTGSPLSPIRLELSRESSTYARALERHFGCPVRLGSTRNALVFRSSDFALPFVTRNAELLSMLAPQLDEQLKQSLGEENFPERVRATIQKRLAGHRPKMHDIARELHMSSRTLQRHLQDAGYTFHQVLEEARHQLARHYLHNSLLELNEAAYLLGYEDSSSFVRAFRSWEGVPPGLWRDGQRAKTVTTQP, encoded by the coding sequence ATGAGCAAACACTTCCGGATTCCCACTCGCCTCGCCGCCCTACTGCAGGAGTCGGGAATCCGTGTGTCTGCTGTCCTCCAGCGCGCCAACCTTCCGCCAGGGCTCCTCGATCAACCGAGAGCCCTGGTCACCACCGAACAGCTCTTTGCCCTCTGGAGTGCGATCGCCCACGTCAGCCCCGACCCCGCCATAGGCCTCTTTCTCGGCACCGCGGCCAAGCCCGAGCACTTCGACCCCGTCGCCCTCGCCGCCCTCTTTACCAGCACCTTCGGCGACGCGATGCGCCAGCTCTCCCGCCACAAGCAGATCTCGTGCCCCGAAGAGATCGCGCTCAAGATCACGGACACCGAATCGAGCATCCAGTTCCGCTTCCTCCTCGCCGACGAAGAGGAGCCCGAGGTCTTCACCGATCTTTGTTTCGCCTGGATCCTCTCCATCGCGCGCCACGGAACCGGATCCCCGCTATCGCCGATCCGCCTCGAACTCTCCCGTGAGAGCTCTACCTACGCACGCGCGCTCGAACGCCACTTCGGCTGCCCCGTTCGCCTCGGATCCACGCGTAACGCTCTCGTATTCCGCTCTTCCGACTTTGCCTTACCGTTCGTCACCCGCAACGCCGAGCTTCTCTCCATGCTCGCCCCGCAGCTCGACGAGCAATTGAAGCAGAGCCTCGGCGAAGAGAACTTCCCCGAACGCGTCCGCGCCACAATCCAGAAGCGCCTCGCCGGGCACCGGCCGAAAATGCACGACATCGCCCGCGAGTTGCATATGAGCTCCCGCACCCTGCAGCGCCACTTGCAGGACGCCGGTTATACCTTCCACCAGGTCCTCGAAGAAGCCCGCCACCAGCTGGCCCGGCATTACCTCCACAACTCGCTACTCGAACTCAACGAGGCAGCCTACCTTCTAGGCTACGAAGACTCCAGCTCCTTCGTCCGAGCATTCCGCAGTTGGGAAGGAGTCCCACCCGGCCTATGGCGCGACGGCCAAAGAGCCAAAACGGTCACGACTCAGCCATAG
- a CDS encoding NAD(P)-dependent alcohol dehydrogenase produces the protein MYNAKAYSAASPTSPLAPTTIARRDATETDVQMEILFCGICHSDLHQARNEWSGVMPTVYPCVPGHEIVGRVTKVGSAVTKFKVGDIGAVGCMVDSDGTCPDCKEGLEQFCPNLTLTYNFPDKHTGGVTYGGYSDGIVVDQRFVLKVPENLDLAGVAPLLCAGITTFSPLHHWGITKGKKVGVVGLGGLGHMGVKFAHALGAHVVLFTTSASKKDDALRLGADEVVISKNADEMAKHTGSFDFILDCVSADHDINAYLNLLRRDGNLCLVGAPEKPLAVAAFALLFGRRSLSGSPIGGTVETQEMLDFCGKHNITADVEIVPVQKINEAYDRLLKSDVKYRFVIDMASFKSEA, from the coding sequence ATGTACAACGCAAAGGCTTACTCCGCTGCCAGCCCCACCTCGCCGCTTGCCCCCACCACCATCGCCCGCCGCGATGCAACCGAGACCGATGTACAGATGGAGATCCTCTTCTGCGGCATCTGTCACTCTGACCTTCACCAGGCCCGCAACGAGTGGAGCGGCGTGATGCCCACCGTCTACCCCTGCGTTCCCGGCCACGAGATCGTCGGCCGCGTCACCAAGGTCGGCTCCGCCGTTACCAAGTTCAAAGTAGGTGACATCGGCGCCGTGGGCTGCATGGTCGACTCCGACGGAACCTGCCCCGACTGCAAGGAAGGCCTCGAGCAGTTCTGCCCCAACCTCACCCTCACCTACAACTTCCCCGACAAGCACACCGGCGGCGTCACCTACGGCGGCTACTCCGACGGCATCGTCGTCGACCAGCGCTTCGTCCTCAAGGTGCCCGAGAACCTTGACCTTGCCGGAGTGGCTCCGCTTCTCTGCGCCGGAATCACGACCTTCTCCCCGCTCCACCACTGGGGCATCACCAAGGGCAAGAAGGTCGGCGTCGTCGGCCTCGGCGGCCTCGGCCACATGGGAGTGAAGTTCGCCCATGCGCTGGGAGCTCACGTCGTCCTCTTCACCACATCCGCCAGCAAGAAGGATGACGCCCTGCGCCTCGGCGCCGACGAAGTCGTGATCTCGAAGAACGCCGACGAGATGGCCAAGCACACCGGCTCCTTCGATTTCATCCTCGACTGCGTCTCCGCCGACCACGACATCAACGCCTACCTCAACCTCCTGCGCCGCGACGGAAACCTCTGCCTCGTCGGAGCCCCCGAGAAGCCTCTCGCGGTCGCCGCCTTCGCCCTTCTCTTCGGTCGCCGCAGCCTCTCGGGTTCGCCCATCGGCGGAACCGTCGAGACCCAGGAGATGCTCGACTTCTGCGGCAAGCACAACATCACCGCGGATGTTGAAATCGTCCCCGTCCAGAAGATAAACGAAGCCTACGACCGTCTTCTCAAGTCGGACGTGAAATACCGCTTCGTCATCGACATGGCGTCCTTCAAGAGCGAAGCTTAA
- a CDS encoding LysR substrate-binding domain-containing protein, with product MASPRALAGAFQAAYPNVRVQIFITERIVDQIAEGVDLAFRVGDLEDSSLVARRILTYRHQLVASPAYLAKHKPPKTPRDLLNHKLLAFSFWKPENHWVFTHANGKDKETLTFQPWLSINEYSGLAASLLAGSGIGDLPPIVQPHLLREGRLVEVMPKWHFRTFNLSVVHLGNRYIPQSVRVFKEFATQMAPTLFPSLPA from the coding sequence ATCGCCTCTCCTCGCGCCCTCGCCGGAGCCTTCCAGGCCGCCTACCCGAACGTTCGCGTCCAGATCTTCATCACCGAACGCATCGTCGACCAGATTGCCGAGGGTGTCGACCTCGCCTTCCGCGTCGGAGACCTCGAAGACTCCTCGCTCGTAGCCCGCCGCATCCTCACCTACCGCCACCAACTCGTTGCCAGCCCTGCCTACCTCGCAAAACACAAGCCTCCAAAGACTCCCCGCGACCTCCTCAATCACAAGCTGCTCGCCTTCTCCTTCTGGAAGCCCGAAAACCACTGGGTCTTCACCCACGCCAACGGCAAGGACAAAGAGACCCTTACCTTTCAGCCCTGGCTCTCGATCAACGAATACTCCGGCCTCGCCGCGTCCCTCCTCGCCGGGAGCGGCATCGGCGATCTCCCTCCCATCGTCCAGCCGCATCTTCTTCGCGAAGGCCGCCTCGTCGAGGTGATGCCGAAATGGCACTTCCGCACCTTCAACCTCTCGGTCGTGCATCTCGGCAATCGCTACATCCCGCAGTCCGTCCGGGTCTTCAAGGAGTTCGCCACGCAGATGGCGCCAACCCTCTTTCCGTCCCTTCCCGCATGA
- a CDS encoding phosphoribosylanthranilate isomerase yields MWVKICGNTSLKDAQAAVDLGADAIGFVFAPSSRQMTPEAVRVITERLTGKPECFGVFQTMNFAEIRDAVRTAGLTGVQLHGGVSIDLIAALRKEFSPSLSITQTLHWDINGSPEAANQLSRLVHDLRETGQVNRILIDSKVGKALGGTGRTFDWNAAQQLFRDAGEIEMIAAGGLNPENVGEAVQRLRPFGVDVSSGVESEPGRKDPERLRLFIERARAAGENPAS; encoded by the coding sequence ATGTGGGTCAAGATCTGCGGCAACACCAGCCTGAAAGACGCCCAGGCCGCCGTCGACCTCGGTGCCGACGCCATCGGCTTCGTCTTCGCTCCAAGCAGCCGGCAAATGACCCCCGAAGCGGTCCGAGTGATCACCGAACGGCTCACCGGCAAACCGGAGTGCTTCGGGGTCTTTCAGACTATGAACTTTGCGGAGATCCGAGACGCCGTGCGTACGGCGGGCCTGACCGGAGTGCAGCTCCACGGGGGCGTATCGATTGACCTGATCGCCGCGCTACGCAAAGAGTTTAGCCCCAGCCTCAGTATCACTCAGACCCTCCACTGGGACATCAATGGAAGTCCTGAAGCTGCAAACCAGCTAAGCCGTCTCGTCCATGATCTCCGCGAGACTGGCCAGGTAAACCGCATCCTGATTGATTCCAAGGTAGGAAAGGCCCTCGGAGGCACAGGAAGGACCTTCGACTGGAACGCAGCACAGCAACTTTTCCGCGACGCTGGAGAGATAGAAATGATTGCGGCTGGAGGTCTGAATCCGGAGAACGTCGGGGAGGCTGTTCAACGCCTGCGACCCTTTGGTGTGGATGTTTCGAGTGGCGTGGAATCCGAACCGGGGAGGAAGGATCCGGAGCGGCTCAGGCTTTTCATCGAACGAGCCCGAGCCGCAGGCGAGAATCCTGCTTCTTAG
- the trpC gene encoding indole-3-glycerol phosphate synthase TrpC: MANRLDEILSHSLLAALARKETADIAAMERQANARTARGFRANLRRVAESGPAVIAECKKASPSKGVIRQQYDPASFARAFEAGGAAAISVLTDEEFFQGSLSHLEAVSAAVNIPVLRKDFIVDPFQVLEAKAAGADAILLIVAAHKNEDLVELAAEAHRWGLDILCETHDREEIERALALGFDTIGVNSRNLKTLTVDPQTLVEMVSYLPENVIRVAESGIAHAEDIERLMAAGYDAFLIGETLMRQPDPGATLALLLDRQYVSEV, from the coding sequence ATGGCGAACCGACTCGATGAAATCCTGTCCCACTCACTCCTTGCAGCGCTTGCCCGCAAGGAAACAGCCGACATCGCGGCGATGGAGCGGCAGGCGAACGCCCGCACCGCGCGCGGCTTCCGTGCCAACCTGCGGCGAGTCGCCGAGTCCGGACCAGCCGTTATCGCCGAGTGCAAGAAGGCTTCCCCTTCGAAGGGTGTCATCCGTCAGCAGTACGACCCTGCCTCGTTCGCCCGCGCGTTCGAAGCAGGCGGAGCGGCCGCCATCTCCGTCCTCACCGACGAAGAGTTCTTCCAGGGCTCGCTTTCGCACCTTGAGGCAGTCTCCGCCGCCGTCAACATCCCCGTGCTTCGCAAAGACTTCATCGTCGACCCCTTCCAGGTCCTCGAAGCCAAGGCCGCCGGAGCGGACGCGATCCTGTTGATCGTCGCCGCGCATAAGAACGAAGACCTCGTCGAGCTCGCCGCCGAAGCTCACCGTTGGGGCCTCGACATCCTCTGCGAGACCCACGACCGCGAAGAGATCGAGCGCGCCCTCGCCCTCGGCTTCGACACCATCGGCGTCAATAGCCGCAATCTCAAGACGCTCACCGTCGATCCTCAAACCCTCGTCGAGATGGTCAGCTATCTCCCCGAGAACGTCATCCGCGTCGCCGAGAGCGGCATCGCCCACGCCGAAGACATCGAGCGCCTCATGGCCGCGGGATACGACGCCTTCCTCATCGGCGAGACCCTCATGCGCCAACCCGACCCCGGTGCGACCCTCGCTCTCCTGCTCGACCGCCAGTACGTCTCCGAGGTCTAG
- a CDS encoding EAL domain-containing protein translates to MSLLLDAIQDYGIVTLDLKGMILTWNTGAERCSGFRREEMVGRHFRYFFPEEHVFATPNQPLDIASSTGRFETLCWQRRRDDSRFWARFTLTPIRLGPEIAAFAGVTRDLSDRLTRDEALDRAEARLQDERDRLRVTLRSIGDGVISIDASGNVLFLNPVAEAMTGWNLEDAFGRPAAKIFHLGKTEDGLPQQHPVEACLSTGTVQHIREGSSMLSRNGHMWAIEDSVSPIFDRKGVINGAVLVFQDVTHMRQVQTELRHQMLHDALTGLPNRKQLEISLRDAISDAENRSVEHALSFLDLDRFKIINDTAGHAVGDLFLRSVTNAIRRCLRDSDLVARLGGDEFAILLFDCKLDEANALLKRVAECIARIQFRWEGHVYQSTVSIGVATINANTGSASHVMKQADVACYSAKRAGRNRVTLYCPGQAGGDENHRELHMAAEIGEALAGNRFVLFAQKILPLGPDTHTYCEILLRMVDHDGSFISPSAFIPAAERYDLMLEVDRWVLREILGRLGSELMLHPNLVLSINLSAHSLNDPGFLAFFLDLLTLSGVPSSRLILEITETALINNLATASTVVEQLRLLGCRVALDDFGAGLSSFSYLRSFRVDLIKIEGRFVRNMLENPVDLTIVRSINQIAHELHTVAEFVEDQDTADMLKTLGIDFGQGYALGRPEPIMDLLNRPNA, encoded by the coding sequence GTGTCCCTGCTCCTCGATGCCATTCAGGACTACGGCATCGTCACCCTCGACCTCAAGGGCATGATCCTGACCTGGAACACCGGGGCGGAGCGATGCTCGGGGTTCCGCCGGGAAGAGATGGTTGGCAGGCACTTTCGGTATTTCTTTCCGGAAGAACATGTCTTCGCGACCCCCAACCAGCCTCTTGATATCGCGTCCTCGACCGGCCGCTTTGAAACTCTATGCTGGCAGCGCCGCCGGGATGACTCTCGCTTCTGGGCGCGGTTTACCCTTACACCCATCCGCCTCGGGCCGGAGATCGCTGCATTTGCCGGCGTCACGCGCGACCTTTCGGACCGGCTTACGCGCGACGAGGCTCTTGACCGCGCCGAGGCGCGCCTGCAGGATGAGCGCGACCGCCTCCGGGTCACTCTCCGATCCATCGGAGACGGAGTCATCTCGATCGACGCCTCCGGAAACGTCCTCTTCCTCAACCCCGTAGCCGAAGCCATGACCGGGTGGAACCTTGAAGATGCTTTCGGCCGGCCCGCCGCGAAAATCTTCCACCTCGGGAAGACCGAAGACGGCCTTCCCCAACAACATCCTGTCGAAGCATGCCTTTCCACGGGTACGGTGCAGCACATCCGCGAAGGTTCCAGCATGCTCTCTCGCAATGGCCACATGTGGGCTATCGAGGATTCCGTCTCACCGATCTTTGACCGCAAAGGGGTGATCAATGGCGCCGTCCTCGTCTTCCAGGACGTCACCCACATGCGCCAGGTGCAGACCGAACTTCGCCACCAGATGCTCCACGATGCCCTCACCGGGCTCCCCAACCGCAAACAGCTCGAAATCAGCCTCCGGGATGCCATCAGCGACGCGGAGAACCGCAGCGTGGAGCACGCGCTCTCCTTCCTCGACCTCGACCGCTTCAAGATCATCAATGACACCGCCGGACACGCCGTCGGCGATCTCTTTCTACGCTCCGTTACCAACGCTATCCGCCGCTGCCTGCGGGACTCAGACCTCGTCGCACGACTTGGTGGCGACGAGTTTGCCATTCTCCTCTTCGACTGCAAGCTCGACGAGGCCAACGCTCTCCTGAAACGCGTCGCAGAGTGCATCGCCAGGATCCAGTTCCGCTGGGAAGGCCATGTCTACCAGAGCACCGTCAGCATCGGCGTCGCCACGATCAACGCCAACACAGGGTCCGCAAGCCACGTCATGAAACAGGCGGACGTCGCCTGCTACTCCGCCAAGCGCGCCGGCCGCAACCGGGTCACCCTCTATTGTCCGGGCCAGGCAGGCGGAGACGAAAACCACCGCGAACTCCACATGGCTGCCGAGATCGGCGAAGCCCTCGCCGGGAATCGCTTCGTCCTCTTCGCCCAGAAGATCCTCCCGCTCGGTCCGGACACCCACACCTACTGCGAGATCCTGCTCCGCATGGTCGATCATGATGGCAGCTTCATCTCACCCAGCGCCTTCATCCCCGCCGCCGAGCGCTACGACCTGATGCTCGAGGTCGACCGTTGGGTCCTGCGCGAGATCCTCGGCCGCCTCGGATCCGAACTCATGCTCCACCCCAACCTGGTGCTCAGCATCAACCTCTCGGCGCACTCCCTCAACGACCCCGGTTTCCTCGCCTTCTTCCTCGACCTTCTGACCCTTTCCGGTGTGCCCAGCTCGCGTCTTATCCTCGAGATCACCGAGACCGCTCTCATCAACAATCTCGCCACCGCGAGCACTGTCGTCGAGCAGCTTCGCCTGCTTGGATGCCGTGTCGCCCTCGACGACTTCGGAGCGGGGCTCAGTTCCTTCAGCTATCTCCGCAGCTTCCGTGTCGACCTCATCAAGATCGAGGGACGCTTCGTCCGGAATATGCTGGAGAATCCGGTCGACCTCACGATCGTGCGCTCCATCAACCAGATCGCACACGAACTCCACACCGTCGCCGAGTTCGTCGAAGATCAAGACACCGCCGACATGCTCAAGACACTGGGAATTGACTTCGGTCAGGGCTACGCCCTTGGGCGACCCGAGCCGATCATGGACCTTCTGAACCGCCCGAACGCTTAG
- the bcsA gene encoding UDP-forming cellulose synthase catalytic subunit, with product MTSYLETQSLPVRAFRLAATCVCLFLLFQLVSLYLSYPKQIVLGGISVLVALVLNRTSKSSHSVTIALMLCSLVATLRYGWWRVHMILDYFSDETNQKISVNAVLMLILLSTEAYTILIMLLGYVQTSAPLKRKPIPLPPDESQWPDVDVLIPTYNEPLSLVRYTALAAINIDYPPEKLHVYVLDDGTREDFKAFCEEADIGYITREKHNHAKAGNINHALTRMESPLVTIFDCDHVPTRSFLQVTVGWFMADKKLAMLQTPHFFYSPDPFERNLLKYKTIPNEGELFYGVIQDGNDLWNATFFCGSCAVIRREALNEVGGIATETVTEDAHTSLRMQKRGWDTAYINLPQAAGLATGSLSAHVGQRIRWARGMVQIFRTDNPMLAKGMKFTQRLCYFNSMLHFLYSVPRLVFLCAPLAYMIFGRTIIPGYWVAILAYAVPHLVISGLTNSRVQGMHRHSFWNEIYETVLAPYILLPTLLALVNPKLGKFNVTDKDSTLEETQFDRRIAAPTAWLLLFNFIGVLAVPYRMFVTDPTHPGTVLSNLFWILFNMVILGVAAAVANEQQQRRVSVRISAKIQVRLRTSEGVEAEGITSDISVGGASVKIAGKTVLAAGTELRVSFPMQTADAEVSGVVVGKYGGNLRVKFERLPLEEQEILTRALYSRADAWLASRGNREEDRPLLSLARIIRLSFTGFHQVIRGLLPRKKTTPVVASRAAATVSALVLFWVLTASSVVAQIPGAAKLVQPQTATAATQAAGTPPPEIASLTEDTATDRITLKDMGVQSSIEMHGPHSYYSVGFVLPNSRIPKRGQLNLTYHFSSSILPHAGLIKVMLNNTAIGQIPAPEHPQRDGEYGFVTFPIPAELLIRNNDVTFEFAGGTILQLESTAKSIVLANIGASSTVLVQGDQVAVRRDLSLLPLPLFDGDLQTTTTIPFVFLGPPTPKTLQAAGVIASWLGILASSKPVHFSVSIGSAPRGNVIVFANKTSELPAGLEVSAGAGTLNIKPNPSDPAGSALVLAGDNDDQVLTVARSLSLMTVQHAQPGVTIPPLGDTLRITDFNMPAVRKPDDAPRWLSTNGLRSLWMENSAEAMKSNGEKQIPIYFRLPPDLYYGETQNVNLRLSYRYNAVPVAEGSMLRMYLNGFLIHEAPLALGKDFADHRRTVLVPTERLRPFANTMLVNFDFVEGASGGDDKDPARELEGDILRDSALDIRGLAHWAAMPNLELFANAGFPFTRLADLSDTTVVMPPTPSAKEITLLLYLMSHFGTQTGYPALRAEIAGPDAVMRGDRDYLILGNVTSQPAFGSLNAALPVTLDGQGVHVKQAASKLDWFAGIWKQINGEAAQGETPSNVHGVPDAMIEGIQSPYFAGRSIVVVAMRSDEAVDNFADAFLERSQSSDISQTVSLLRRERFGSYAVATPAYHVGNISNYALMRIWLAQYFWVLLIVVTAFSLLLASWTRDYLAHVAAVRLQAADRPLVSAEV from the coding sequence GTGACAAGCTACCTCGAAACCCAGAGCCTTCCTGTGCGGGCCTTCCGGCTGGCGGCGACGTGTGTCTGTCTCTTTCTCCTCTTTCAGTTGGTCAGCCTTTACCTTAGTTACCCGAAACAGATCGTGCTGGGTGGGATCAGCGTGCTGGTAGCGCTGGTCTTGAACCGCACCTCGAAATCGTCACATAGCGTAACCATCGCGCTGATGCTGTGTTCCCTCGTCGCGACGCTGCGGTATGGCTGGTGGCGGGTGCACATGATCCTCGACTACTTCTCGGATGAGACCAACCAGAAGATCAGTGTGAACGCGGTGCTGATGCTGATCCTGTTGTCTACCGAGGCGTACACGATCCTGATCATGCTGCTCGGCTATGTGCAGACGAGCGCACCGCTGAAGCGAAAGCCTATCCCCCTGCCTCCCGACGAGAGCCAGTGGCCGGACGTAGATGTCCTGATCCCGACTTACAATGAACCGCTTTCGCTGGTTCGCTACACGGCCCTGGCGGCGATCAACATCGACTATCCCCCCGAGAAGCTGCATGTCTACGTCCTGGACGATGGCACGCGCGAGGATTTCAAGGCGTTCTGCGAAGAGGCAGACATCGGCTACATCACGCGGGAGAAGCACAATCATGCGAAGGCGGGGAACATCAATCATGCGCTGACGCGGATGGAGTCGCCGCTGGTGACGATCTTCGATTGCGATCACGTGCCCACCCGGAGCTTCCTCCAGGTCACCGTGGGATGGTTCATGGCGGATAAGAAGCTGGCGATGCTACAGACGCCGCACTTCTTCTACTCCCCCGACCCCTTCGAACGAAATCTGCTGAAGTACAAGACGATTCCAAACGAAGGCGAACTGTTCTACGGCGTGATCCAGGACGGAAACGACCTCTGGAACGCCACGTTCTTCTGCGGATCTTGTGCCGTCATCCGGCGCGAGGCTCTGAACGAGGTCGGTGGCATTGCGACGGAGACGGTGACCGAGGACGCACACACCTCGCTGCGAATGCAGAAGCGTGGCTGGGACACGGCGTACATCAACCTTCCGCAGGCGGCAGGGCTCGCGACGGGGTCGCTCTCCGCGCACGTCGGACAGCGCATCCGCTGGGCGCGCGGCATGGTCCAGATCTTTCGGACCGACAATCCAATGCTGGCGAAGGGAATGAAGTTCACGCAGAGGCTCTGCTACTTCAACTCGATGCTGCATTTTCTCTACTCGGTTCCGCGTCTCGTGTTCCTGTGCGCGCCTCTGGCCTACATGATCTTCGGAAGGACGATCATTCCGGGGTACTGGGTGGCGATTCTGGCGTACGCAGTACCGCACCTCGTGATCTCGGGGCTGACGAACTCGCGCGTCCAGGGGATGCACCGGCACTCGTTCTGGAACGAGATCTATGAGACGGTGCTCGCGCCTTACATCCTGCTTCCGACGCTGCTTGCGCTGGTGAATCCGAAGCTCGGCAAGTTCAACGTGACGGACAAGGACAGCACGCTCGAAGAAACACAGTTCGATCGCAGGATCGCCGCGCCGACGGCTTGGCTGCTCCTGTTCAACTTTATCGGCGTGCTGGCGGTTCCGTACCGGATGTTTGTGACGGACCCGACGCATCCAGGCACCGTCTTGAGCAACCTGTTCTGGATCCTGTTCAACATGGTGATCCTCGGAGTCGCGGCGGCCGTTGCGAATGAACAGCAGCAGAGGCGCGTGTCTGTGCGGATCTCCGCGAAGATTCAGGTACGGCTTCGGACCAGCGAGGGCGTTGAGGCCGAGGGCATCACAAGCGACATCTCGGTCGGAGGCGCATCGGTCAAGATCGCGGGAAAGACGGTGCTGGCGGCCGGAACGGAACTACGCGTCTCCTTTCCGATGCAGACTGCGGACGCGGAGGTCAGCGGGGTCGTTGTCGGGAAGTATGGCGGCAACCTGCGAGTGAAGTTTGAGAGGCTGCCTCTGGAAGAACAGGAGATTCTCACGCGGGCACTCTACTCCCGTGCGGATGCGTGGCTGGCGTCTCGTGGGAATAGGGAAGAGGATCGTCCGTTGCTGAGTCTCGCTCGGATTATCCGGCTCTCGTTCACGGGTTTCCACCAGGTAATCCGTGGTCTTCTGCCGCGTAAGAAGACGACGCCCGTGGTTGCCTCCAGGGCGGCTGCCACTGTTTCCGCTCTTGTACTCTTCTGGGTGCTGACGGCCTCAAGCGTTGTTGCACAGATTCCGGGCGCTGCGAAGCTGGTGCAACCGCAGACAGCAACTGCGGCGACGCAAGCTGCTGGAACGCCGCCTCCAGAGATCGCATCGCTGACCGAGGATACGGCGACGGACAGGATCACGCTGAAGGACATGGGCGTGCAAAGCTCGATCGAAATGCACGGCCCGCATTCCTACTACTCGGTCGGGTTTGTGCTCCCGAACAGCCGGATCCCAAAGCGGGGCCAGTTGAACCTGACGTATCACTTCAGCTCTTCGATCCTGCCCCACGCCGGGTTGATCAAGGTGATGCTGAACAATACGGCGATTGGTCAGATCCCGGCGCCGGAGCACCCGCAGCGGGATGGCGAGTACGGGTTTGTGACCTTCCCGATTCCGGCGGAACTCCTGATCCGGAACAATGATGTGACCTTCGAATTCGCGGGAGGCACGATCCTCCAGCTTGAGTCGACGGCGAAGTCGATCGTGCTGGCTAACATCGGGGCGAGTTCGACGGTGCTGGTGCAGGGCGACCAGGTCGCGGTGCGCAGGGATCTCAGCCTGCTTCCGCTTCCCCTATTCGACGGCGACCTGCAGACCACGACGACGATTCCCTTTGTTTTTCTTGGTCCTCCGACGCCGAAGACGCTCCAGGCGGCGGGGGTGATCGCGTCCTGGCTTGGGATTCTGGCCAGTTCGAAGCCGGTCCACTTCTCCGTTTCGATCGGTAGCGCGCCGCGCGGCAACGTAATCGTCTTCGCGAACAAGACGTCGGAGCTTCCGGCGGGGCTGGAGGTATCGGCAGGTGCGGGTACGTTAAATATCAAGCCCAATCCGTCCGACCCGGCGGGAAGCGCTCTGGTACTGGCGGGAGACAACGACGACCAGGTGCTGACGGTGGCGCGTAGCCTGTCGCTGATGACAGTGCAGCATGCGCAGCCTGGCGTGACGATTCCTCCGCTTGGCGATACGCTGCGGATTACGGACTTCAACATGCCGGCGGTGAGGAAGCCGGATGATGCGCCGCGCTGGCTTTCCACGAACGGCCTTCGTTCTCTATGGATGGAGAACTCGGCGGAGGCGATGAAGTCGAACGGGGAAAAACAGATTCCGATCTACTTTCGTCTGCCTCCGGATTTGTATTACGGCGAGACGCAGAACGTGAACCTGAGGCTGAGCTACCGGTACAACGCTGTGCCGGTGGCGGAGGGTTCCATGCTGCGGATGTATCTCAATGGCTTCCTCATCCATGAGGCTCCGCTGGCTTTGGGAAAAGATTTCGCGGATCACCGCCGGACAGTGCTCGTACCTACGGAGAGGCTGCGGCCGTTCGCAAACACGATGCTGGTGAACTTCGACTTTGTCGAGGGGGCCTCCGGCGGGGATGACAAGGATCCGGCGAGGGAGCTCGAAGGGGATATCCTGCGGGATTCGGCGCTGGATATCCGTGGTCTCGCGCACTGGGCGGCGATGCCGAACCTGGAATTGTTCGCCAATGCAGGCTTCCCATTTACGCGGCTGGCGGATCTTTCCGACACGACGGTGGTGATGCCGCCGACGCCGAGCGCGAAGGAGATCACGCTCCTGCTATACCTGATGAGCCATTTTGGGACGCAGACGGGATACCCGGCATTGCGGGCGGAGATCGCGGGGCCGGATGCCGTCATGCGAGGCGATAGGGACTACCTGATCCTGGGGAATGTGACCAGCCAGCCGGCGTTTGGCTCGCTGAATGCGGCGCTGCCGGTGACGCTCGATGGACAGGGTGTTCATGTGAAGCAGGCCGCGAGCAAGCTCGACTGGTTCGCCGGAATTTGGAAGCAGATCAATGGCGAGGCGGCACAGGGAGAGACCCCGAGCAATGTGCATGGGGTTCCGGACGCGATGATCGAGGGAATCCAGTCGCCCTACTTCGCGGGACGGTCCATCGTCGTGGTCGCGATGCGCTCCGATGAGGCGGTGGACAACTTCGCCGATGCGTTCCTAGAGCGTTCGCAGTCGAGCGACATCTCGCAGACGGTGAGCTTGCTCCGGCGGGAGCGGTTCGGGTCGTATGCGGTTGCGACGCCTGCGTATCACGTCGGCAATATCTCGAACTATGCGCTGATGCGGATCTGGCTGGCACAGTACTTCTGGGTTCTACTGATCGTGGTGACGGCGTTCAGTCTTTTGCTTGCGAGCTGGACGCGGGATTATCTTGCACATGTGGCTGCGGTCCGGCTACAGGCTGCCGACAGACCCCTGGTGTCGGCCGAGGTCTGA